One window of the Candidatus Methylomirabilota bacterium genome contains the following:
- a CDS encoding cbb3-type cytochrome c oxidase subunit I, whose amino-acid sequence IIPVWTVVVNFFGTMNGRWHTFGQNLTAKFLIMGTIMYLFGCFQGSTEALRVIQQPTHFTDFVISHSHLTVFGTFVVWAIGGLVYTWPKLFGRELWSFRLGNWSFWLITAGISTMGLVLTAGGLMQGYMWMDGSEWVNSILPMSPYWFVRTLSGLSMDIGMTLLVFNLMMTALREPREERERAPAVPRGAAAAGEAAR is encoded by the coding sequence TGATCATCCCGGTGTGGACGGTCGTGGTGAACTTCTTCGGCACCATGAACGGGCGCTGGCACACCTTCGGCCAGAACCTGACGGCGAAGTTCCTGATCATGGGCACCATCATGTATCTGTTCGGCTGCTTCCAGGGGTCGACCGAGGCGTTGCGGGTGATCCAGCAGCCGACGCACTTCACCGACTTCGTGATCTCGCATTCGCACCTCACGGTGTTCGGGACCTTCGTGGTCTGGGCGATCGGCGGCCTGGTCTACACCTGGCCCAAGCTGTTCGGCCGCGAGCTATGGTCGTTCCGACTGGGCAACTGGTCGTTCTGGCTGATCACCGCCGGCATCTCGACGATGGGGCTGGTCCTGACCGCGGGCGGGCTGATGCAGGGTTACATGTGGATGGACGGATCGGAGTGGGTGAACTCGATCCTGCCGATGTCGCCCTACTGGTTCGTGCGGACGCTCTCCGGGCTGTCGATGGACATCGGCATGACGCTGCTGGTGTTCAACCTGATGATGACGGCGCTGCGGGAGCCAAGAGAGGAGCGTGAGAGGGCTCCTGCGGTGCCCCGAGGCGCGGCCGCGGCGGGGGAGGCAGCGCGATGA